A window from Toxoplasma gondii ME49 chromosome IX, whole genome shotgun sequence encodes these proteins:
- a CDS encoding hypothetical protein (encoded by transcript TGME49_306688) — MLPSLAKHCHPINCIQQHDTEFIHCLCTRYHIFSPTPSTHALFPLICCLHGQVLRLSVQNNLRPHPPRDRRHRQQVLPQQSEHLLYLFIALRIRPASPMLLPTHGSAFHLQTPPARHSPDPQPSRLAVPIPPLPPHFAQPPPSSNIDLPRQYVTLTTDPHNSRNHSPAPQQLATTS; from the coding sequence AtgctcccttctctcgcgaaACATTGTCACCCTATAAACTGCATTCAGCAGCATGACACCGAATTCATTCATTGCCTGTGTACACGATACCACATCTTCTCTCCTACTCCATCCACGCACGCCCTGTTCCCTCTGATATGTTGCTTGCACGGTCAGGTGCTCCGCCTATCAGTGCAGAACAACCTTCGCCCTCACCCTCCACGCGACCGCCGCCATCGTCAACAAGTGCTTCCACAACAGTCTGAACACCTCCTCTACTTATTCATCGCACTGCGGATCCGTCCGGCTTCTCCCATGCTTCTGCCGACTCACGGATCCGCCTTCCACCTCCAAACTCCTCCTGCGCGCCACTCGCCTGATCCCCAGCCATCCCGTCTTGCAGTGCCCATCCCGCCGCTCCCTCCTCACTTCGCACAACCTCCACCGTCATCGAACATTGATCTGCCACGGCAATACGTCACTCTCACAACTGACCCGCATAATTCACGCAATCATTCACCAGCCCCGCAACAGCTGGCCACCACGTCCTGA
- a CDS encoding hypothetical protein (encoded by transcript TGME49_306692), translated as MGMTVFGQQLIRPQQCTMGVRSRRNISHAVLHTDYEKVGTVTDCIRRRLLWASGIENLGSATRFLCTGDKGQQTIISNQ; from the exons ATGGGGATGACAGTTTTTGGACAGCAGTTGATACGCCCTCAACAATGTACGATGGGTGTTCGATCCCGCAGAAACATCTCACACGCGGTCCTACACACTGATTATGAG AAAGTAGGGACTGTAACAGACTGCATTAGGAGACGTCTACTGTGGGCGTCTGGTATTGAGAATCTTGGCTCTGCTACGCGCTTCTTATGTACAGGTGACAAGGGGCAACAGACGATAATTTCAAACCAGTGA